In one Lolium rigidum isolate FL_2022 chromosome 3, APGP_CSIRO_Lrig_0.1, whole genome shotgun sequence genomic region, the following are encoded:
- the LOC124701439 gene encoding mitogen-activated protein kinase kinase 1 isoform X1: protein MRGKKALKDLKLDVPAQETPVDKFLTASGTFKDGELRLNQRGLQLISEENGDENQSTNMKVEDVQLSMDDLEMIQVIGKGSGGVVQLVQHKWVGTFYALKGIQMNIQEAVRKQIVQELKINQATQSPHIVSCHQSFYHNGVIYLVLEYMDRGSLADIIKQVKTILEPYLAVLCKQVLEGLLYLHHERHVIHRDIKPSNLLVNHKGEVKITDFGVSAVLASSIGQRDTFVGTYNYMAPERISGSSYDYKSDVWSLGLVILECAIGRFPYIPPEGDGWLSFYELLEAIVDQPPPSAPADQFSPEFCSFISSCIQKDPAERKSASELLNHPFIKKFEGQDLDLKILVESLEPPMNVPE from the exons ATGAGGGGGAAGAAAGCGCTCAAGGACCTCAAGCTCGACGTGCCGGCGCAGGAGACGCCCGTCGATAAGTTCCT GACGGCGAGTGGTACATTCAAGGATGGTGAACTGCGACTTAATCAAAGAGGTTTGCAGCTTATCTCAGAGGAAAATGGAGATGAAAAT CAGTCAACAAACATGAAGGTGGAAGATGTACAGTTATCAATGGATGACCTAGAGATGATTCAGGTCATCGGTAAGGGAAGTGGTGGGGTCGTCCAACTCGTGCAGCACAAGTGGGTGGGCACATTTTATGCCTTGAAG GGCATTCAAATGAACATTCAGGAGGCAGTTCGCAAACAAATAGTACAGGAGCTCAAAATAAATCAAGCAACGCAGAGCCCACATATAGTTTCTTGCCATCAATCTTTTTACCACAATGGTGTAATATATCTTGTTCTGGAATACATGGATCGTGGATCTCTTGCAGACATAATTAAACAAGTTAAAACCATTCTGGAGCCATACCTCGCAGTACTTTGCAAGCAG GTTTTGGAGGGTCTGTTATATCTTCATCATGAAAGGCATGTAATTCACAGGGACATAAAGCCATCTAACTTGTTAGTcaaccataaaggtgaagtaaagATCACCGATTTTGGCGTAAGTGCAGTGCTAGCAAGTTCAATAGGTCAGCGTGATACATTTGTTGGAACCTACAACTACATGGCG CCTGAGCGGATTAGTGGCAGCTCCTATGACTACAAGAGTGATGTATGGAGTTTGGGCTTAGTAATACTTGAATGTGCCATTGGCCGCTTCCCCTATATTCCTCCAGAAGGAGATGGTTGGTTGAGCTTCTATGAACTATTAGAAGCAATTGTTGACCAGCCACCACCTTCTGCACCTGCAGATCAGTTCTCACCAGAATTCTGCTCATTCATCTCTTCCTG CATACAGAAGGATCCTGCAGAACGGAAGTCTGCTTCAGAACTCTTG aaccatccttTCATCAAGAAGTTTGAGGGCCAGGATCTAGACCTAAAGATCCTCGTCGAGAGCCTGGAACCGCCTATGAATGTGCCCGAGTAA
- the LOC124701439 gene encoding mitogen-activated protein kinase kinase 1 isoform X2 codes for MRGKKALKDLKLDVPAQETPVDKFLTASGTFKDGELRLNQRGLQLISEENGDENSTNMKVEDVQLSMDDLEMIQVIGKGSGGVVQLVQHKWVGTFYALKGIQMNIQEAVRKQIVQELKINQATQSPHIVSCHQSFYHNGVIYLVLEYMDRGSLADIIKQVKTILEPYLAVLCKQVLEGLLYLHHERHVIHRDIKPSNLLVNHKGEVKITDFGVSAVLASSIGQRDTFVGTYNYMAPERISGSSYDYKSDVWSLGLVILECAIGRFPYIPPEGDGWLSFYELLEAIVDQPPPSAPADQFSPEFCSFISSCIQKDPAERKSASELLNHPFIKKFEGQDLDLKILVESLEPPMNVPE; via the exons ATGAGGGGGAAGAAAGCGCTCAAGGACCTCAAGCTCGACGTGCCGGCGCAGGAGACGCCCGTCGATAAGTTCCT GACGGCGAGTGGTACATTCAAGGATGGTGAACTGCGACTTAATCAAAGAGGTTTGCAGCTTATCTCAGAGGAAAATGGAGATGAAAAT TCAACAAACATGAAGGTGGAAGATGTACAGTTATCAATGGATGACCTAGAGATGATTCAGGTCATCGGTAAGGGAAGTGGTGGGGTCGTCCAACTCGTGCAGCACAAGTGGGTGGGCACATTTTATGCCTTGAAG GGCATTCAAATGAACATTCAGGAGGCAGTTCGCAAACAAATAGTACAGGAGCTCAAAATAAATCAAGCAACGCAGAGCCCACATATAGTTTCTTGCCATCAATCTTTTTACCACAATGGTGTAATATATCTTGTTCTGGAATACATGGATCGTGGATCTCTTGCAGACATAATTAAACAAGTTAAAACCATTCTGGAGCCATACCTCGCAGTACTTTGCAAGCAG GTTTTGGAGGGTCTGTTATATCTTCATCATGAAAGGCATGTAATTCACAGGGACATAAAGCCATCTAACTTGTTAGTcaaccataaaggtgaagtaaagATCACCGATTTTGGCGTAAGTGCAGTGCTAGCAAGTTCAATAGGTCAGCGTGATACATTTGTTGGAACCTACAACTACATGGCG CCTGAGCGGATTAGTGGCAGCTCCTATGACTACAAGAGTGATGTATGGAGTTTGGGCTTAGTAATACTTGAATGTGCCATTGGCCGCTTCCCCTATATTCCTCCAGAAGGAGATGGTTGGTTGAGCTTCTATGAACTATTAGAAGCAATTGTTGACCAGCCACCACCTTCTGCACCTGCAGATCAGTTCTCACCAGAATTCTGCTCATTCATCTCTTCCTG CATACAGAAGGATCCTGCAGAACGGAAGTCTGCTTCAGAACTCTTG aaccatccttTCATCAAGAAGTTTGAGGGCCAGGATCTAGACCTAAAGATCCTCGTCGAGAGCCTGGAACCGCCTATGAATGTGCCCGAGTAA
- the LOC124695612 gene encoding calmodulin-binding receptor-like cytoplasmic kinase 2 encodes MRSSSSSTAGSAAGRRRRDVTGDSSDDLSRYSVATTTASSAPSGRSSASGSGRAAAILDAFRSCFAPADARLPETSFSDDFVSDPSQQLSQSASSRGTTSGSTLASKRSARGLYGPVRNSSEREIPGDRQFSLPEIQKATKNFSPNLKIGQGGSGTVYKGQLSDGTLVAVKRAKKNVYDKHMGHEFRNEIETLRCIEHLNLVRFHGFLEYGGEQLIIVEYVPNGNLREHLEGMHGKFLEFCVRLEIAIDVAHAITYLHTYSDQPVIHRDIKSSNILLTNNFRAKVADFGFAKLAPNDVTHVSTQVKGTAGYLDPEYLSTYQLTAKSDVYSFGVVLVELVTGRRPIEPKRHITERVTPKWAMEKFAKGDAILTLDPTLEATDATNLAVEKMYELALQCLARKKKNRPSMRRCAEILWTIRKDYRELSQAEPTTS; translated from the exons atgaggagcagcagcagcagcaccgccGGCTCGGCggccgggaggaggcggagggacGTCACcggcgacagcagcgacgacctcTCCCGCTACTCCGTCGCCACCACCACGGCCTCGTCCGCACCCTCCGGCCGGTCGTCCGCAAGCGGCAGCGGCCGCGCTGCAGCCATCCTCGACGCCTTCCGCTCCTGCTTCGCCCCCGCGGATGCGCGCCTGCCGGAGACCTCCTTCTCCGACGACTTCGTCTCCGACCCCTCCCAACAAC TCTCACAGTCGGCGAGCTCTCGCGGTACTACCAGCGGAAGCACTTTAGCGAGCAAGAGGTCGGCTAGAGGATTGTATGGCCCCGTCAGGAATTCTTCAGAAAGGGAGATACCTGGTGATAGACAGTTTTCGCTGCCAGAGATCCAGAAAGCAACAAAGAACTTCTCACCGAACCTGAAGATTGGGCAGGGTGGTTCCGGGACAGTATACAAGGGTCAGCTCAGCGATGGCACTCTCGTTGCCGTCAAACGGGCCAAGAAG AATGTGTATGACAAGCATATGGGTCATGAGTTCCGGAACGAAATTGAGACACTGCGGTGCATTGAACACCTGAATTTGGTAAGGTTTCATGGGTTCCTTGAGTATGGTGGTGAGCAGTTGATCATCGTGGAATATGTTCCCAATGGCAATCTTCGAGAACACCTTGAAG GTATGCATGGAAAATTTCTGGAGTTCTGTGTCAGATTGGAAATTGCAATTGATGTGGCTCACGCTATTACATATCTCCACACCTACTCTG ATCAGCCTGTCATCCACAGGGACATCAAATCCTCGAACATTCTTCTCACGAATAATTTCCGTGCCAAGGTTGCCGACTTTGGATTTGCCAAACTGGCCCCAAATGATGTTACCCATGTCTCTACTCAAGTCAAAGGAACAGCAGGTTATCTTGACCCAGAGTATCTTAGCACATACCAGCTCACTGCAAAAAGTGACGTCTACTCCTTCGGAGTAGTGCTAGTGGAGTTGGTTACTGGGAGGCGCCCGATAGAGCCAAAGAGGCATATCACTGAGCGTGTCACCCCAAAATGG GCCATGGAAAAATTCGCGAAAGGTGATGCGATATTAACACTGGATCCAACTCTGGAAGCGACCGACGCGACCAACCTGGCAGTCGAGAAGATGTACGAGCTCGCTCTGCAGTGCTTAGCTCGCAAGAAGAAGAACCGGCCGAGCATGAGGCGATGCGCAGAGATCCTGTGGACTATACGTAAAGATTACAGGGAGTTGTCTCAGGCTGAACCAACCACCTCCTGA